Proteins encoded together in one Columba livia isolate bColLiv1 breed racing homer chromosome 3, bColLiv1.pat.W.v2, whole genome shotgun sequence window:
- the LCA5 gene encoding lebercilin, with translation MGERVRSPDSEHGRKSDGDKNSDSYYSDEDNASHSSGQSPTLSYPSTSQEKRDYKPQTSNSLVHYQATKKLVSKYAPSKRGTQWGFCSQSLTRDSPAKDIDLVTKRVLSARLLKINELRNELTELHIKLDELQRENRALKRLQHRQEKALNKFEDTENEISQLLARHNNEIRILRERLRKSQEKERATERRLKDSEDELYRTKTALQKLKKLSADKHLAERDDLAKKLAYAESRLEDSEKRIKDLEKNLELSSSSFQRELHSKKKKMYETQEENRVLQEELNQLNQKLKEKERELEAKNIYANRMLKLSPRKDMDLIQRKRANNQNIKKGAQLTKGVQTSGYFSPVEFLPESEFVCGDTVNKKEGILPKREKETKDKAWKEQADLLRQDQDREREEKLKRIQEIQALEERVQKLHDEWEREEYDKTKKESTFLLEKEEKTKMETQILKPGIERESTEMLEERRKREFLLAKMQEIDREAQNVMNMKPASQAPLINTARKSDSLEKKEKTNQFFEIPRKVTNGFPVDDSRDDATREQEQKQRNLRTVDLSSELTFGSYVPSFGKGSGRPSWLTEKSDNLKENGKETADFNSRKEKKSNLMEQLFGSSANNILLSKNNDTTPFDIDWDSGKTTLVDKNSTLKVKEDNEVFGEGRNLSRHRLQHITSKLGVKTLGSLEDEIEEVILQ, from the exons ATGGGAGAAAGAGTAAGGAGCCCAGATTCTGAACATGGCAGGAAATCAGATGGGGATAAAAATAGTGACTCCTATTATTCAGATGAAGATAATGCATCTCATTCATCTGGCCAGTCGCCAACACTCAGCTATCCATCCACAAGCCAAGAAAAAAGAGATTACAAACCACAAACTTCAAACAGCCTTGTGCACTACCAAG cCACAAAGAAATTGGTTTCCAAATATGCACCGAGCAAAAGAGGGACACAGTGGGGTTTCTGCTCTCAGAGCCTCACCAGAGATTCTCCTGCAAAAGATATAGATCTTGTTACAAAAAGAGTTCTTTCTGCCAGGCTGCTGAAAATCAATGAGCTCCGAAATGAACTGActgaactccacatcaaactgGATGAGCTGCAGAGGGAAAACAGGGCACTGAAGAGGCTTcagcacaggcaggagaaaGCCTTGAATAAGTTTGAAGATACGGAGAACGAAATCTCTCAGCTCCTTGCTCGGCACAACAATGAGATTAGAATATTAAGGGAGCGCCTACGAAAATCTCAAGAGAAAGAACGTGCAACTGAGAGACGGCTGAAAGATTCGGAAGATGAACTGTACAGAACAAAAACTGCCttgcagaaactgaaaaagcTGTCTGCAGATAAGCACCTTGCTGAGAGAGATGACCTGGCAAAGAAACTGGCCTATGCAGAGAGCAGGCTAGAGGACAGTGAAAAAAGAATTAAG gatctggaaaaaaatcttgaactGAGTAGTAGCAGTTTTCAGCGAGAGttacattcaaagaaaaaaaagatgtatgagactcaagaagaaaacagagttcTCCAAGAAGAGCTTAATCAACTAAATCAGAAGCTGAAG gaaaaagaaagagaacttgaagcaaaaaatatatatgctaaCCGTATGTTGAAGCTATCACCAAGAAAAGACATGGATCTTATACAAAGAAAAAGGG CCAACaaccaaaatattaaaaaaggagCACAGCTCACTAAAGGTGTACAGACCAGTGGGTACTTCTCACCAGTGGAATTTCTTCCAGAATCAGAATTTGTCTGTGGTGACACagtaaacaagaaagaagggaTTCTTCCTAAAAGA gaaaaagaaactaaagaCAAAGCATGGAAAGAGCAAGCAGACCTCCTAAGACAAGACCAagacagggaaagggaagagaaactgAAGCGTATTCAGGAAATACAGGCTTTAGAGGAGAGGGTTCAAAAACTGCATGATG agtgggaaagggaagaataTGACAAAACGAAAAAGGAAAGCACCTTTTTattggaaaaagaagagaaaacaaagatggAAACACAAATCCTCAAACCTGGAATCGAGAGAGAAAGCACTGAAATGCTGGAAGAGCGGCGAAAAAGAGAGTTCCTGCTTGCTAAAATGCAAGAAATTGATAGAGAAGCTCAAAATGTAATGAACATGAAACCTGCTTCCCAAGCACCACTCATAAATACAGCAAGAAAATCTGATTctctggagaaaaaggaaaaaactaatcaattctttgagaTTCCCAGGAAGGTCACTAATGGATTTCCTGTGGATGACAGCCGGGATGATGCCACAAGAGAACAAGAGCAGAAGCAACGAAATCTAAGGACTGTAGATTTAAGTAGCGAGTTAACATTTGGTAGTTATGTACCTTCCTTTGGGAAAGGATCAGGGAGACCAAGTTGGCTTACTGAAAAAAGTGacaacttaaaagaaaatggtaAGGAAACTGCAGATTTCAatagcaggaaagaaaagaagtcaaATTTAATGGAACAGCTCTTTGGAAGCAGTGCCAATAACATCCTTCTTTCTAAAAATAACGATACAACACCTTTTGACATAGATTGGGACTCTGGTAAGACGACTCTTGTTGATAAAAACAGTACACTCAAAGTGAAAGAAGACAATGAGGTTTTTGGTGAAGGAAGAAACCTAAGCAGACACCGTCTGCAACACATTACAAGTAAGCTAGGAGTTAAAACCCTTGGTTCTTTAGAAGATGAAATTGAAGAAGTAATCTTACAATGa